Part of the Paenibacillus terrae HPL-003 genome is shown below.
CGCTTGGAGTTCACGATGGCATCTACCACGTCCAATCCAGACGTTACTTTGCCGAAAGCAGCGTATTGACCGTCAAGGTAATCCGCATCGGCAACCATGATGAAAAATTGCGATCCGGCTGAATCCAGATCCGCTGAGCGGGCCATGGATAGTACGCCGCGCGTGTGCTTGAGCGTATTGTTGACACCGTTGCTCTTGAACTCGCCTTTGATGCTGTAGCCGGGGCCGCCTGTACCGTTACCCTGCGGGTCACCGCCCTGAATCATGAAGCCGGGGATGACACGATGGAAGATCGTACCGTTGTAAGCGCCCTTTTGCACCAGGGAAATGAAATTGTTAACGGTGTTCGGTGCTACTTCCGGGTATAGCTCAAGTTTAATCTTTTTACCGTCGTTCATGACAATCGTGACGATAGGATGAGAAACAGGTTTACTCTTGTCTTTAGTCGCGGCAGGGGTTGTACTGCTTGTCCGGCTTGCGGCTTCTACATCTGTCGCTTTTGTGCCACATCCGGCAACCAGCACGAGCATGGTAGCCAGCAGGCAAAGCATATACCAGGGACGTATCTTTTTTCGGATCATTTGTATTCCTCCTGAAAGATTAGATGTGTAAATCCTAAATTATAGTTTGGGGCAGCGCAGAGCACTTTTCCGTTTTCTATCATACCTTTTTTTGTTGGGATTGGGAATTACGGGTTTGAATACCGTATTCTTGACCCATACTGCTGCTATTCCCAAGGAAAGGGGCAGGATCATGGTGGAGGTAGACAAAAAGCTGGCTAAAGGTCTCATATGGGGGATGGCGCTCAGTCTGCCGGTTTGGGTAGGGGTGCTGTACTCGGTACAACACATCCGTGACTGGCTATAATATAATCAAGCGTGGAGATAGGCCAAAACCGGGGTGGTTTTGGCTTATTTATATTTGTGCCAGTCCAAATTGCTGTTATTCAACAGATGCTCGAAGTTGTTGTCCAACTTCTTCTGCTCTGCTTTTCTTGCTTCGAGGGCACGCTGCCGTTCGTCTTCCTTACGTTTATCCTGCTCTGCCTGGGCTTCATTGGCCTGAGCCTTGAGCTTATTCAGTACGTCCTGACTCAACAAATCCTTTAACGTTGCAGGTTTGTCCTGAGCCGCAGGAGCGGGGGAAGACGAATTTCTTTTTTTAGCCATGTCATCAACTCCATTCCATTCAATTATATCAGCTTCTGCATGGTTGTTCCACGGCTGAAGGGTGAGGTTTGCTGTGGACTTTTCTAATTTAGATGTTAATAATGGAATGAGAAGAAGGGACGTGTAGCATCATGCATCTTTATTGGAAGCGTAACCTGGTCGTTTTGTGGATCGGTGTATTTTTTTGCAGCATGGCCTATTCCGTTTCCATTCCGTTTTTACCTATTTTTCTGAATACGGAAATGGGTGTGACCGATCATCTGGAGCTGTGGGCGGGGATCGCCTTCGGGGTTACCTTTTTAGCTAGTGCTCTGATTGCTCCGTTTTGGGGCTCGCTCGCAGATAAGTACGGACGGAAGCCGATGCTGATTCGCTCAGGCTTTAGTCTGGCGGTGTTGTATTTGGTATGTGCCTTTGTAACTGATCCGTATGTGTTCGTAGGGGTACGGCTGTTTCAGGGCCTGCTCTCCGGGTTTATTCCTGCTGCCATCGCATTGGTCGGAACGGGTTCGCCTGAGGATAAAACGGGTTATGCACTCGGCATTATGGCAACCTCCGGGGCGACGGGCAGTATCATAGGTCCGTTGATTGGCGGAGTGGTAAGCCATTATTATGGCAATCGAAATGCCTTTTTGTTCTCTGCGGGGCTTGTGCTGGTCTCTGCGCTAATTGCGACCTTTGCCGCTAGAGAGGATAACTTCAAGGGAACCAGTACCCGCTCGCATGTTCGTGACGATATCAAGGAGGCTATTGCTAATCGGCCGTTGTACTTTTTGCTCATACTGGCAGGATTAAGTACCTTTTCCGTCATGATCCTGGAGCCGCTAATTACGGTGTATGTTCTGGAAATGGGAATTGACCGTAGTCGAGCGTCTTTAAGCTCCGGAATTGTATTCTCGGCTGTAGGTATTGCGGCTGTGCTGATGGCTCCCCGCTGGGGACGGATTGGTGGCAGGATTGGATTTGCACAAGTACTGTTGATCGGGCTGATTGGTTCAGGTATCGGGAATATCCTGCAATTTTTTGTATCGAATTTTATCGGCTTTGGTGCGCTTCGGTTCGGCTATGGATTGTTTTATGCGTCTGTCATTCCAGCTATCAATGCGATGACTGTGGAGGTTACCAAACCGGAGTTTCGCGGACGAGCCTTTAGCTTGAATCAGTCAGCGACACAACTGGCGATGATGGCGGGGCCGCTAATTGGCGGCTTGCTTGGTAGCTGGATACCGATCCGCTGGATCTTTGTGTTGAACGGTGGAATGTTGCTGGTGGCGGCATTGCTGTTATGGGCGAAGGGAAGAGAGATTTTCCATGCCTCTGCCCAAAATAACGCAACGGATCGGGATGTTCATCCTGCCGGATAGGTGGAGTATAGATAACTGTTCGATGTGCATTAACAAAGGGCCCGTGGAGCTTGACCTCCATGAGCCTTTTTCAATAGTTTAGTTTGCAAAGTAACTCTATTGAAGGTATATGAAAGCATTCCAGAAGATGGTATGATTACTTGCGGAAAACTATACTATTATTTATTTGTCATAGTTTTCATTCATATTGGTCGATATCCTAAAAAGTTAACTTTAAAGGGGTGGTTTATTTTGTCCAATACAACCACGATACTCGCAGAGATGATGAAGTACATGAATGAAAATGGTTTGAACATTAGCGATTTAGCCAGAGAATCCAAGATGAATCCCGGCACGGTGAGTAGTATCGTCAATGGAAACCGTAAGTTTTCAGTCTATCAGTTGGATCGAATAACAGAAGTGATGGGACACCCTGTCGGCTATTATTACGAGCGGTATATAGACGAATATTTGGCAGATTCCAACCCGAACTGGCGTAGAATGAGTCCTTTTTTGTATAATTGCGCAAAATTGAGCAAGCTGGACTGTATTCAGCAAGTTGTGGATATGTTATTGGATAAGTTGGGATATTCCGATCCCTTATTTGAACTTGCCGAGGAATTTTTCAAGGACGGTATGAATGAAGCGGCAGCTATACTTTATGAGAATGTGGCCCTAACTGAGAAAAAGCAGTATTCCGAACGTTTGGCTATTTGTCAGTATCGTCTGTTCGTAACGAGGCAAGGCGATGACCAAGAGAAAAATTATGAGGCTGCTGTTCAGTTTGAGACTTACGTCGATCGGCTTGATGAAATTGATCAGCTAGATGCGTTAAAAGATTTAGTGAATACATATCGCTCATTGCGTAAGTGGGACAAAGTAAACAAATTCGCTAAAATTTTGGGGAATTTAGCTGAAATCCAATATAAGCTGGAAAGCCAGCAGCAAAATGCACAGAAAGAGAATACAAAAAAGCCGTTTTACCCTCTATTTGTATACTGGGGAGTTTCATATTTACTTCGTGCAGAAGTTTGTGACGCAAGAAAGGACTATGAGCAGGCACTCCTACATATTAACACTTACGCTGATGTAAGTTGGGTAAAGGAAACGGATGAAACGACCCTGAAGTGGAAGAATCGGTTTAAGGAGTGGTCGGAGGTCAATACGTATGTAAACAGGCTTATGTCAGGCGATGTAAGCGTACTCTCCGATTATGTAGCTTATTTTTCTACAAAGGAAGAAGAAGTTCTCCCCGCATTAGATAACATCATTGAGGCGGCAAATCGTTATAACATGAATGTAGATGATCTGCTCAAGCGATTTGAAGTGCAGATTCTATCTCTTCTGGAGCAACAAAATGGGGTGGGCGTGTACAATCAACAATTCATTTCAGAACGCTTTACTCATTTTTCAAGTGAATTGTCCATTTACTATTTGCGTAAAGGTATGTTTTTGAATGGTTTTACATTTTTGTTAAGTTGTTTGGAAAAATCTACTGTGATTAATAATAAAGCTTATATAATCAAATGTATGAGACTGTTTGAGTCTTTTAGAGAAAATGCATCCTCTGAGGCAAAGGCAGCTTATCGAAATTTGATTAACGAGGTGGACGAAGATGAAGAATAAAATGGTTTTAACCTTATTGGTGACTAGCTTTGCGTTATTGATGGTAGTAATTACTCCTTACCTATATCAAGGGAAGGGATCTACTTTCGAACCCACAGGACATCATGGAGGATTTTGATTATTCTCGGTATTAAAAATGCTCCATTCCAAGACCTGCTCTTTCAGTAGGTCTTGGAATGTTTTGCATCGCTCTATTTGCTGTTAGGTAACTTTTATTTCGCTACAATCTAGTGCCATAATACGAGTGAAAAGAATATCTCCGAAATGAGAACAGTGGATTATACTTAGTGAATCTATTGAAAGTTATATATATCGATACCAAAAGTTGGCATAATTATTTCTAGTTCTATTATTTGATTGTAATGGTCCTCATTCAAATTAACTAAATCCTAAATAGTTAACTTTAAAGGGGTGGTTTATTTTGTCTAATACAACCACAATACTTGCAGAGATGAATAAGCACATGAAGGAAAATAGTTTAAATATTACCGAGCTGGCTAGAATATCAGGAATGAATCCAGGTACTGTGAGCAGTTTGGTATGGAAATCGTACGTTTTCGGTCGACCAATTGGATCGAATTACAGAAGCGATGGGGCACCCCGTTGGTTATTTCTATGAAAGATACATTGAGGAGTATTTAACCGATTCCACCCCTAATTGGCGCAGAATGAGTCCATTTTTATATAATTGTGCTAAATTGAACAAGCTGGACTGCATTCGGCAGGTTGTGGATATGTTATTGGATAAGCTAGGATATTCCGAGCCTCTATTTGAACTTGCCGAGGAATTATTTAATGAAGGCATGAATGAGGCGGCAGCCATACTTTACGAAAATGTGGCTTTAACTGAGAAAAAACAGCATTCGGAACGTTTGGCCATTTGCCAATATCGTTTGTTCAAGACACGGCAAGGAGGCGATCAGCAGAGAAATTATGAAGCTGCTGTCCAATTTGAATCTTACGTTGATAGACTTGATGAAATTGACCAGCTAGATGCTTTAAAAGATTTAGTGAATACATATCGCTCATTGCATAAGTGGGACAAAGTAAACAAATTCGCTGAAGTTTTAGGAAATTTGGCTGAGATCCAATATAATCTGAACCGACGCCAGAGGCAAAATGGAAAGAAAAAAACGAAAGAAGCCGAGCTTTCCTCCATTTGCTTACTGGGCGTATTCACATTTACTTCGTGGAGAGGCTTGGGAGGAAAAAAAAGATTATAAGCAGGCACTTCAGAATATCAATACTTACGCGAATTTAAGTTGGGTAGAGGAAACGGATGAAACGACCTTGAAGTGAAAAAGTCAGTATGAAGAGTGGGCAGTGGTAAATACTTACGTTAATAAACTTATGTCAGGCGATGCAAGTGTACTCCCAGATTATGTTGCTTATTTTTCTTCAAAGAAAGAAGAAATTCTTCCCGCAATAGATAATATCATTGACGCGGCTAATCGATATCATTTGAATGTAGATGATATACTCAAGCGGTTTGAGGTGGAGATTTTATCCGTTTTGGAGCAAAAACAAAGTGCAGGTGTATATACTGAACGATTTATATCAGAGCGTTTTACTCATTTTACAACAGAATTGGCGATCTACTATTTGCGTAGAGGGACGTTTTCAGATGGTTTTAAATTTTTGCTAAGCTGTTTGGAAAAGTCCAATCCAATTCATAATAGAGCATATTTAATCCGGAAATTTTTTGACCCTTATAGTAATTAGCTTTAGCCTTGTAGACCCGCTTTCGTAGCAGGTCTTTTTTTGTTTGATTATAGATAATT
Proteins encoded:
- a CDS encoding peptidylprolyl isomerase is translated as MIRKKIRPWYMLCLLATMLVLVAGCGTKATDVEAASRTSSTTPAATKDKSKPVSHPIVTIVMNDGKKIKLELYPEVAPNTVNNFISLVQKGAYNGTIFHRVIPGFMIQGGDPQGNGTGGPGYSIKGEFKSNGVNNTLKHTRGVLSMARSADLDSAGSQFFIMVADADYLDGQYAAFGKVTSGLDVVDAIVNSKRDSNDKPIKPATMKKVTVDTLGKKYPAPVKVK
- a CDS encoding YqkE family protein, coding for MAKKRNSSSPAPAAQDKPATLKDLLSQDVLNKLKAQANEAQAEQDKRKEDERQRALEARKAEQKKLDNNFEHLLNNSNLDWHKYK
- a CDS encoding MFS transporter, producing the protein MHLYWKRNLVVLWIGVFFCSMAYSVSIPFLPIFLNTEMGVTDHLELWAGIAFGVTFLASALIAPFWGSLADKYGRKPMLIRSGFSLAVLYLVCAFVTDPYVFVGVRLFQGLLSGFIPAAIALVGTGSPEDKTGYALGIMATSGATGSIIGPLIGGVVSHYYGNRNAFLFSAGLVLVSALIATFAAREDNFKGTSTRSHVRDDIKEAIANRPLYFLLILAGLSTFSVMILEPLITVYVLEMGIDRSRASLSSGIVFSAVGIAAVLMAPRWGRIGGRIGFAQVLLIGLIGSGIGNILQFFVSNFIGFGALRFGYGLFYASVIPAINAMTVEVTKPEFRGRAFSLNQSATQLAMMAGPLIGGLLGSWIPIRWIFVLNGGMLLVAALLLWAKGREIFHASAQNNATDRDVHPAG
- a CDS encoding helix-turn-helix domain-containing protein; this encodes MSNTTTILAEMMKYMNENGLNISDLARESKMNPGTVSSIVNGNRKFSVYQLDRITEVMGHPVGYYYERYIDEYLADSNPNWRRMSPFLYNCAKLSKLDCIQQVVDMLLDKLGYSDPLFELAEEFFKDGMNEAAAILYENVALTEKKQYSERLAICQYRLFVTRQGDDQEKNYEAAVQFETYVDRLDEIDQLDALKDLVNTYRSLRKWDKVNKFAKILGNLAEIQYKLESQQQNAQKENTKKPFYPLFVYWGVSYLLRAEVCDARKDYEQALLHINTYADVSWVKETDETTLKWKNRFKEWSEVNTYVNRLMSGDVSVLSDYVAYFSTKEEEVLPALDNIIEAANRYNMNVDDLLKRFEVQILSLLEQQNGVGVYNQQFISERFTHFSSELSIYYLRKGMFLNGFTFLLSCLEKSTVINNKAYIIKCMRLFESFRENASSEAKAAYRNLINEVDEDEE
- a CDS encoding DNA-binding protein; protein product: MDRITEAMGHPVGYFYERYIEEYLTDSTPNWRRMSPFLYNCAKLNKLDCIRQVVDMLLDKLGYSEPLFELAEELFNEGMNEAAAILYENVALTEKKQHSERLAICQYRLFKTRQGGDQQRNYEAAVQFESYVDRLDEIDQLDALKDLVNTYRSLHKWDKVNKFAEVLGNLAEIQYNLNRRQRQNGKKKTKEAELSSICLLGVFTFTSWRGLGGKKRL